A section of the Candidatus Poribacteria bacterium genome encodes:
- a CDS encoding ATP-grasp domain-containing protein has protein sequence MTNKPRVLLLLPTRTYRATDFLEAALKLDVEVVVASEEAATTTDLSPRHTLVLDFSAPTAATQTIVEFAKTYPIAAIVGVDDDTTLLATTASEALGLPHNPINAAKATRNKYLLRHTLATNGVSVPAYQRFSIEDNPAEIVGVGSPNSYSTGTQVDFPCVIKPLSLSASRGVIRADTPTEFIEAFQRTAKLIRTLQVSEDPPAQYLLVEDYIPGIEVALEGILLDGELKTLALFDKPDPLEGPFFEETLYITPSRLPMEIQAALHQATAEAASALGLRHGPIHAELRYNDTGAHLIEIAGRTIGGLCARTLRFGTGMALEELVIRHAIGQQVEELQREQQAAGVMMLPVPKAGILGEVRGKTAAYRVDGIVEVNITIPIGGEVVPLPEGARYLGFIFARAETPEAVEAALREAHRQLEFVILA, from the coding sequence ATGACGAATAAACCGCGTGTTCTGCTGCTCCTTCCAACACGCACGTACCGAGCGACGGATTTCCTCGAAGCAGCCCTGAAGTTGGATGTGGAAGTCGTTGTTGCATCGGAGGAAGCGGCAACCACAACAGATCTATCCCCACGACACACACTCGTGCTGGACTTTAGCGCGCCAACTGCCGCAACACAGACAATTGTCGAATTCGCCAAAACCTATCCCATTGCGGCAATAGTCGGTGTTGATGACGATACGACGCTGCTGGCGACGACTGCATCAGAAGCGTTGGGGCTACCGCACAACCCCATCAACGCCGCAAAAGCGACACGTAACAAGTATCTCTTGCGGCACACATTGGCAACAAATGGTGTGTCGGTGCCTGCCTACCAACGCTTTTCCATTGAAGACAATCCTGCTGAGATCGTAGGCGTTGGGTCACCCAACTCCTACAGCACAGGCACACAAGTGGATTTCCCGTGTGTTATCAAGCCTCTTTCACTGTCGGCAAGCCGCGGCGTCATCAGGGCAGACACCCCCACCGAATTCATCGAAGCCTTCCAGCGGACAGCGAAACTGATTCGGACTTTGCAGGTATCCGAGGATCCGCCCGCACAATATCTACTCGTTGAGGACTACATTCCGGGCATAGAGGTGGCATTGGAAGGCATTCTATTAGACGGTGAACTGAAAACACTCGCGCTTTTCGATAAACCCGATCCGCTGGAAGGTCCCTTTTTTGAAGAGACCCTCTATATTACACCTTCCCGTCTGCCGATGGAGATCCAAGCGGCATTGCATCAGGCGACTGCAGAAGCCGCTTCTGCTTTGGGGTTAAGACATGGACCCATTCATGCTGAACTGCGCTATAACGACACAGGCGCGCACCTTATTGAGATTGCGGGGCGGACGATTGGCGGACTTTGTGCCCGGACGTTGCGATTCGGCACCGGCATGGCGCTTGAGGAACTCGTTATTCGACATGCAATTGGGCAGCAGGTGGAAGAATTGCAGCGTGAGCAGCAGGCAGCAGGTGTGATGATGCTCCCTGTGCCGAAGGCGGGTATTTTGGGCGAGGTCCGTGGCAAAACTGCGGCGTACCGCGTAGATGGAATTGTAGAGGTCAACATCACAATCCCAATCGGTGGAGAAGTCGTCCCACTGCCGGAGGGCGCGCGGTATCTCGGGTTTATTTTCGCTCGCGCGGAAACACCGGAGGCGGTGGAAGCGGCGTTACGTGAAGCCCATCGACAATTGGAATTTGTAATTTTGGCGTAA
- a CDS encoding CRTAC1 family protein: MFTKPYTITLILITLLARFLNLAAVSSAETDKPFFMEVTAALGFTQTETPWQAGTYALPEVIGSGVALFDYDNDGALDVLHIRFPPPGVPIHYWKGGEGNAPAPNRLFRQQTDGTFVDVTETAGIGHEGYGQGVAIGDVDNDGDADVYVTNYRADVFYRNNGDGTFTLQKVGLSNEAWGTSATFGDYDRDGYLDLYVANYVQFDPEAVCRGKHGAPDYCNPQVFEPAADRLFRNNGDGTFTDVSQQAGIAAMPGRGLGVVCLDVTGDGWADFYVANDGEANQLYVNQKDGTFAEEAILHGLAFNAYGQPEGSMGIAVGDVNGDTRPDLFVTHLSGETNTFYTTSNFSVFVDMTEMAGFAGRDLPFTGFGCGFLDFDNDADLDLALVNGRVKRGPVLEGANTGEFWNFYAEPNLLFQNTRTGPVGGNSDSRQRLAFTDVSSRAPNFTERIEVSRGMAFGDIDRDGDIDMVVSGLDNRLRFFRNDAPLPQHHYLSVQAITQNRDAFGAQVTLRTASHVFIGYVLSGTSYLSSSEPNVHFGLGTINTIQAIEVHWQDGSREKFPGTTADQRVKVYQGKGVSF, from the coding sequence ATGTTCACCAAGCCATACACGATAACGCTCATCCTCATTACGCTGCTGGCGCGGTTTCTCAACCTCGCCGCTGTCTCCAGTGCGGAGACAGATAAACCTTTTTTCATGGAAGTGACCGCTGCACTCGGTTTCACACAAACAGAAACACCTTGGCAGGCAGGGACGTACGCCCTACCGGAAGTCATTGGGAGTGGGGTCGCCCTGTTTGATTACGATAACGACGGCGCGCTCGATGTCCTGCACATCCGATTTCCACCTCCCGGGGTCCCCATCCATTACTGGAAAGGCGGAGAAGGGAATGCTCCCGCACCGAACCGACTCTTTCGACAACAGACGGATGGAACGTTTGTTGACGTTACAGAAACCGCTGGCATCGGACATGAAGGCTACGGACAAGGGGTCGCAATTGGTGATGTGGATAACGATGGAGATGCGGATGTCTATGTGACGAACTACCGTGCTGATGTTTTCTATCGGAACAACGGTGATGGGACGTTTACCTTACAAAAAGTAGGACTCTCGAACGAAGCCTGGGGAACATCTGCGACCTTTGGCGATTATGACAGGGACGGATACCTTGATCTCTATGTCGCGAACTATGTTCAGTTCGATCCAGAAGCGGTGTGTCGCGGAAAACATGGTGCCCCGGATTACTGTAATCCGCAAGTTTTTGAACCCGCCGCGGATCGGTTGTTCCGAAACAACGGTGACGGCACATTCACAGATGTATCGCAACAGGCAGGAATCGCAGCAATGCCCGGCAGAGGACTCGGGGTTGTGTGTCTCGATGTGACGGGTGATGGGTGGGCGGATTTTTATGTCGCCAATGACGGAGAAGCAAACCAACTCTATGTGAACCAGAAGGATGGCACTTTTGCTGAGGAAGCCATACTGCACGGGCTGGCGTTTAATGCCTACGGACAGCCCGAAGGGAGCATGGGGATCGCCGTCGGCGATGTCAACGGTGATACGCGTCCTGATCTGTTCGTAACGCATTTGTCTGGTGAAACGAATACATTTTATACGACTTCCAACTTCTCAGTATTCGTTGATATGACGGAGATGGCAGGGTTCGCAGGGCGTGATTTACCCTTTACAGGATTTGGATGTGGTTTCCTGGACTTCGATAACGACGCCGATCTGGACCTCGCACTCGTCAACGGTCGGGTGAAGCGCGGGCCCGTCCTTGAGGGTGCGAACACAGGTGAATTCTGGAACTTCTACGCCGAACCGAACCTTCTCTTTCAAAATACTCGGACAGGACCTGTAGGAGGGAATTCCGATTCCCGACAACGTCTTGCTTTCACCGATGTAAGTTCACGCGCGCCCAATTTCACCGAACGGATCGAAGTCAGTCGCGGAATGGCTTTCGGCGACATTGATAGAGATGGCGATATTGATATGGTGGTGAGCGGTCTGGACAATCGGCTCCGCTTTTTCCGAAATGATGCACCATTGCCACAACATCACTATCTTTCCGTACAGGCGATCACCCAAAATCGCGATGCCTTTGGCGCACAAGTGACACTCCGGACAGCATCACACGTATTTATAGGGTATGTGCTATCGGGGACAAGTTACCTCAGCAGCAGTGAACCGAACGTGCATTTCGGGTTAGGAACAATCAATACAATTCAGGCGATTGAGGTCCATTGGCAAGATGGAAGTCGTGAGAAATTTCCTGGCACAACCGCCGATCAACGCGTGAAGGTTTATCAAGGGAAGGGGGTGTCCTTTTGA